GCGAGCAGCTGCTGCGCGCGACTATCGACGTGCAGTGGCAGGCACAGGCGGCGGGGATTGCATCGCGGGTGGTGGCCGGTGATATGCCGGCGGCCATGACATTATTGCCGGAGACGGCCCGCACGGTGGTGCAACCGCTGGCGCGGCAAGCGTTTGTGAGTGGGTTCGGCGCGGTGTTGTGGGTGGCGGGTTTGTTGGCGTTGCTGGGGGCATTGGTGGTGGGGGCTTTGATGCGAAAACCGATTCCCTTGCTGCCCCAGTCTTTGCCAACACACTGAATTCCATGTGGGAGCGGGCTTGCCCGCGATGGCGCTGGTTCAGTCGGTAGATGTATCGACTGGTACACCGCTATCGCGGGCAAGCCCGCTCCCACAAGGGGATTACCTTCATTCTGATCGTTCCCGCGCTCTGCGTGGGAATGCCGCCCCGGACGCTCCGCGTCCAACCTCGCCAGACTCAAGCCCTTCGCAAGGGTGACGCGGAGCGTCACAGCATGCATTCCCACGCAGAGCGTGGGAACGATCAGTCAGCGATCAGTGGTTACCAGAACCGCTGCTGAGTCAACCGGCTCCACCAGGTCAGCAGCACCCGGTCCACCGAACCGCTGGCCGCCAGGCCCACACGCTCCTGCAGGCTTTTGCGCTCGGCATAGTGCAGGTGGAACACGTCGGCGGTCTTGGCCTTGGTGGCCAGGTATTCGTCGCTGGTTTGCAGCTCGTCGACCAGTCTCTTGTCGAGCGCTGCAACACCCAGCCACACTTCCCCGGTCGCCACATCATCGATTGCCAGCTGTGGGCGGTAGCGCGACACGAAGTTCTTGAACAGTTGATGGGTAATGTCCAGGTCCTCCTGGAACTTCTCGCGCCCCTTCTCGGTGTTTTCGCCAAACACGGTGAGGGTGCGCTTGTACTCACCGGCCGTCAGCACTTCGAAGTCGATGTCGTGCTTTTTCAGCAGGCGGTTGACGTTAGGCAACTGCGCCACCACGCCAATCGAGCCGAGGATGGCGAACGGGGCACTGATAATCTTCTCGCCGATGCACGCCATCATGTAGCCGCCGCTGGCCGCGACTTTGTCGATGCACACGGTCAACGGCACGCCGGCCTGGCGGATACGCGCCAGTTGCGAGGACGCCAAACCATAGCTGTGTACCATGCCGCCGCCGCTTTCCAGGCGCAGCACCACTTCGTCTTCAGGGGTGGCCAGGCTCAGCAGCGCGGTGATTTCATGGCGCAGGCTCTCGGTGGCCGAGGCCTTGATGTCGCCGTCGAAATCCAGCACGAACACCCGTGGCTTGGCCTCAGGCTTCTTCTTGCTGTTTTTCTTTTCGGTTTTGCTTTCGGACTTGCGCAGGGCCTTGAGCTGGTCCTTGTCGAGCAGGCTCGACTCCAGGCGCTCACGCAGGCCTTTGTAGAAATCATTCAGTTTGCTGACCTGCAATTGGCCGGCGGACTTGCGACGGCCTTTGCTGCGCAGCGCCGCGAAGCTGATCAATACCACCAGAATAGCGACCACCAGAGTGACGGTCTTCGCTAGAAAGCTCGCGTATTCAGCCAAAAAATCCATGTGTCCCCTTAAAAATGCACGGCGCCAGGCGCGGATTGCCCAAGCATACCGAGGCTATCGCCGGGCGACCAGTGCTCAAACCGCCAGCAGCCAAGCTGCTCTAACGCGCTTTTAAAACAAGCGTATGTTTTTTCATTGACAGCTCGCAGGCATCCTCATAACCTCGCCAGACTTTCAACGTACCGGGAAAACGGACGTGGGCAGCATTTATCTGATACGACATGGCCAGGCCTCCTTCGGTGCAGACGACTATGACGTCCTGTCGCCCGTCGGCGTGGAACAGGCGCAAGTGCTCGGCCGCCATCTGGCCGACCTGGGCCTGACGTTCGACCGCTGCATCGCCGGCGACCTGCGTCGCCAGCAGCACACCGCCACCGCCGCCTTCGATCAATACCGTGCCCTTGGCCTGCCGGTGCCGACACTTGAAGTCGACAGCGCCTTCAACGAGTTCGACGCCGACGCAATCATCCGCGCCCTGCTCCCCGACCTGTTGAGCACCGAGCCCGACGCGCTGGAGATCCTGCGCAATGCCGCGCAGAACCGCGGCGAATTCCAGCGCATTTTTGCCCTGATCGTCGAGCGCTGGCTGGCCGGCACCTACGACCCGCCCGGCCTGGAAAGCTGGCTGGGGTTCGTCGAGCGTGTCCAGGGTGGTTTGCAGCGCATGCTTGAAGCGGCTGAAAACTCACACAAAATCGCCGTGTTTACCTCCGGCGGCACCATCACCGCCCTGCTCCACCTGATTACCCGGATGCCTGCGGCGCAGGCCTTCGAACTGAACTGGCAAATTGTTAACACCTCGCTCAACCAGCTGAAATTCCGCGGTCGCGAGGTGGCACTGGCTTCCTTCAACAGTCATACCCACTTGCAACTGTTGAAGGCGCCGCAGCTCATCACCTTCCGATGAATTGCGGCCAACCGTGACCCCAAGGTCACTGGACTCTACCTTAAAGGATCGAAACCATGACTGACGTAGCCAAAGCTGTAGAAGCAATGAAAGCCAAATTCAACCCAGCCGCTGCCGACGGCCTGGACCTGGTGTTCGGTTTCCGTATCGACGACACCCAAAACTTCTCGCTGGTGGTGAAGAACAACACCTGCGAACTGCTGGAAGGCGAAAACCCGGACGCCCAAGTGACACTGGTGACCGACGGCGAAACCATGGAAGGCATCGTCAGCGGCGACACCGACGGCATGCAGGCCTTCATGAGTGGCAAGCTGCGCACCGAAGGCGACATGATGCTGGCCATGAAGCTGAGCGAACTGTTCCCGGCTTGATAAGGCCGCGCTCAAAAAAAATCCCGCCTTTCGGCGGGATTTTTCGTTCAGCCAGCCTCCCGGTCAGCGGGTGTTGGCGTTATCCATTTCTTCGAACGTGTCCATGTACGCAGGGTCATTACCATCGTTTTCACGAATCACACGCCCTTCATACTCGGCGGTGATTTCACCGGTATTGACGTCAAGCCCAACCACGATCACCAGCTTGTATTTGCCCACTTGCAAGTACATGTCATAGAGGTCCCGGGGTTCATCGGGCGCCACAAAAAAGCTGTAGCTGTAACGTACGCGCTTGGTTAACACGGGCCACTGTGCTTCAAACGTGCGGGAATCGAAGGATGGGAGCACATTGTTGATTCCACGCAGCGCGGCCTCGACCAGTTGGTCATTGTCCTTGGCTTTGAAGACCACCGGATGAGTGCGAGTCATCGACCGCATCGGGCTGGGAACAATATCCGTTTCAAGGCGGTACATGCCGCTGCTGAACCATTTTGTTGCATCGAAGGTGTCGTCACCTTTCTCGCATTCGCTGCAATGCATCATCAGCGGGGCCGCAGCGCTTTCTCGGGAATACAGTGAAGTGATCAACACTGCACAGGTGATCAGCAGTGCCCCAAATAGGCCTGCACTGCCAACCCGCGCGAAAACATTCGCCATCGTCTACATCCTTGTCTGAAGGGGTGGCGAATTTACCTGATTCAGACCTTTTGGTGGCGGGAATTTTTTGCCTGCCATTTTAATGTGGGAGCTGGCTCGCCTGCTCCCACAGAAAAGCAGATCAGTGGTGTTGCTTAGGTTTTTGGTTGCAGCAACAACGCCACCAACGCACTCCACCCGGTCTGATGCGACGCCCCCAACCCACGCCCGGTTTCGCCATGGAAATATTCATGGAACAACACCAGATCGCGACTGGCCGGGTCTGCTTCCAATTGCGCATAGCCCGCCATCGACGGGCGCTGGCCATCTTCATCGCGCAAAAACAATCGCGTGAGACGTTGGCTCAGGCTGTCGGCCACTTCTTCAAGGGACGCCAGATAACCACTCCCCGTCGGGTACTCCACCGAGAAATTATCCGCGTAGTACCGATGAAATTCGCGCAGTGATTCAATCAGCATGTAGTTCACCGGCATCCATAACGGCCCGCGCCAATTGGAGTTGCCGCCGTACAAACGCGAGTCGGACTCGCCGGGCTGATAACGCGCGCACAGTGTGTCGCCATTCATCTTCAACCCCAGCGGCTGTTCGGCAAACGCCTTGGACAAGGAGCGCACGCCAAAAACCGACAGGAACTCAGTGTCATCGAGCATCCGCCGCAGCAGGTCCTTGGTCCGCTCGCCACGCAACAGCGCCAGCAGCAGGCGATTGCCCTGCCCCGGTTCGTTCCAGCGTGACACCAACTTGGCCAAATCCGGCCGGTGGTGCATGAAACCCAACAGCCGCTCACGCAAGCCTTCCAGGCCTTCATGCTCGCGCTGCTCCAGCACCAGCACGGCAAACAACGGCATCAGGCCGACGATGGAGCGCAGGCGCACCGGCTCATTTTGGCCGTCGGGGCGGTGCAGCACGTCGTAGAAGAACAGGTCCTGCTCATCCCACAAGCCTTCGGCGCTGTCGTCGACGCGGTTGATGGCGCCGGCGATGTAGAGGAAATGCTCGAAAAACTTCACCGCAATATCGACGTAGACGGCATTGCGCTTGGCCAGCTCCAAGCCGATTCGCATCAAGTCCAGTGCATAGGCGGCCACCCAGGCCGTGCCGTCGGCCTGGTCCAGCTGATAACCCGGCGGCAAGGTGGCCGAGCGGTCGAACAGCGCGATGTTGTCCAGCCCGAGAAAGCCACCCTGGAACAGGTTGCGGCCTTCGGCGTCCTTGCGGTTGACCCACCAGGAAAAATTCAACAGCAGCTTGTGGAAGATCCGCTCGAGGAAATCCATGTCGCCGACACCGGTCAGCGCCTTGTCCTGCTGATACACCCGCCAACTGGCCCAGGCATGCACGGGCGGGTTGGCGTCGTCGAAACGCCATTCATACGCAGGCAACTGGCCGTTGGGGTGCATGAAACGGTCTTTCACCAGCAGCAACAGCTGCTGCTTGGCGTAGCCCGGGTCAATCAGCGCAATCGCCACCGCCTGGAAGCCTTGGTCCCAGGAGGCGTACCACGGGTATTCCCAGGTGTCGGGCATGGAAAGGATGTCGAAGTTGGACAGGTGCCGCCAATGGGTATTGCGAATATGCAAACGCTCGGGCGGTGGCGCGGGTTGGGCCGGGTCGCAGTCGAGCCATTGGTTCACGTCAAAATAGTAGAGCTGCTTGGACCACAGCAGCCCGGCCAGGGCCTGACGCTGCACATTGCGCGCGTCTGCGTCGGTAATACCGTGTTGCAGGGCCGCGTAGAAGTCATCGGCTTCTTCGCGACGCTGTTCAAACAGCTTGCGCGCATTCACCTCGGGCGTATCCGTGGGCGCAAATCGCAGGTACAGGGTTTTGCTTTCCTGGCCTGCCAGTTCGAGGACGAAGCGCGCGGCGACTTTGGTGCCTGTATCGCGGCGAATCGCCGATTGCACACCGCCCACCACGTAATCGTTGATGCCATCCTTGAACGGCCCCGGTGCCGGTTGCCCGTCGAGCCGGGGAAAATTGCTTTCGTTTTCGCAGAACAACCATTCCACGCCGTCCTGGCCCCAAGCGCTGAGGTGGCGATCAGAAATTTCATGATGACGAGCCAGCACGTGCGCGCCGTCGAGCCGCAACTGCGGCTTGGGGGCATCAACGGTCCAACTCCAGTCATTGCGCGCCCACACCTGGGGCAGTACCTGCAGGCGGGTCGGCTGGTCCGAGCGGTTATGCACGGTGACGCGCATGAAAATATCGTCGGGCTGGTGCTTGGCGTATTCGACGCTGACATCGCAGTAGCGGTTATCTTCGAACACGCCGGTGTCGAGGATCTCGTACTCGGCATCCTCGAGCCCACGCCGCGCGTTTTCGGTGGTCAGGTCGGCGTAGGGAAAGGCCGCATGCGGGTATTTGTAGAGCATGCGCATGTAGGCATGGCTCGGCACGCCATCGACGAAAAAGTACAGCTCCTTGACGTCTTCGCCGTGGTTGCCCTCGGCGTTGTTCAGGCCGAACAGGCGCTCCTTGATGATCGTGTCGCGCTCGTTCCACAGCGCCAGCCCCAGGCACCAGCGTTGCGCCTTGTCGCTGAACCCGGCCAGGCCGTCTTCGCCCCAACGGTAGGCGCGACTGCGCGCGTGTTCATGCGGGAAGTACGCCCAGGCATCGCCGTCGGCGCTGTAGTCTTCGCGCACGGTGCCCCATTGGCGTTCACTCAGGTACGGGCCCCACTCGCGCCAGCGCTCGGCGTCTTGGGCGGCCAGGCGCTGGCCTTCAGTTGTTGCAAGGATGTTGGTCTCGGGCGTGGCCGTCATTGGTTCCTCCATCACTGACACAGTGAGGCGCAGTGTAGAACCCATCTACGCGCGGATGCACATGAAGTCTGATCCACGCGCGCAAAAAAAAGAGGCCGCTGATTAGGCGGCCTCGATTTTTTCGGCGGTAAAACCCTGCGGGCTTTCTTAGAAGATCGCGTAGGTGTAGTTGAAGATCAGGCGAGTTTGATCCTGGTCCGCGGTGCCCGTGTTGTGGCCTTTGTAAGTACCGGTACGGAACGTAGTGCCGAAGCCTTTGAGCGGGCCTTGCTGCACGACGTAATCCAGGCGGAAGTCGGTTTCGTTTTCTTTCTGATCGGAACCGCCAGCCACTTTGGACTTGATGTCCGTACCGTCCAGATAAGCAATGGAGGCTTTCAGGCCAGGCACATAGGCTTTGAAGTCATACGTGTACTGACCGAAGTTGACCTGCTCGCCCGCGCGGGAGAACTGGCCGACCACGGCGTCGGTGAACAGGTAGAAGTCGCTGCCGCCTGCGCCTTGTTGTTGCGGGTCGGCGAGGCTGCCCTGGTTGACCCAGACGAAGCCGCCATCGTCGCTCACGCCGATATGGCCGAGCATCAGGCTGCTGCCGCCCAACTGGTAGGTGAACGCGGCGCTGTAGGTTTTGTTATCCACTTCGCCAGCGTGTTTGGCATAGCCACCGTTGTTGTTGAACTGGTAGCCGGCTTCACCGTTTTTGCCGTCGCTGGTGCTGTCGAAGTAGCGCAGGTCGGTCTTGAACGATTGGTCATTGCCCAGCGGCAGTACGTGGACCAGGCCGAAGTAGTTCTGTTTGTAGAAGTCCTGCAGGTTGGCGTAGTAGTACTGCAACGTCAGGTTTTTAGCGATGGCGTTGTCAGACGAGCCAAACGGTTTGTAGTCCACACCGCCAAACTTGAAGCTGTCGCTGTCGCGCGTACCGCCGGCAACGCTCAGGCCTGTGGAGTTGCTGGACGCACGGCCTTCGGCCTTGTTCAGCTCACCGCCGGTGAACGTTACGTTGGGAATGTCGCTGGAGGTGAGGATGCCGCCGTCAAAGGTCTGCGGCGCCACACGGCTGTCGTTGGAAACCAGGATAGGCAACACGGGGGCCAAACCACCGCCGACGTGCAACTCAGTCTGGGAAATACGGAACTTCACGTTCCCGGCGGCGCGACCAAAGCTGTCGGCAGGTTCAGTGCCGTTGTTCTTGGTCGGGAAGAAGCTGTTGCCGTTACCCGCCAGGCCCGGGCCTGCTGCGTGGCCATCGCCACCGTCCAGGCGCAAGGCGCCGAACGCCATCACGTCGAAACCGACGCCAAGGGTGCCTTGGGTGAAGCCGGATTTGTAGTCGAAGCGCAGCAGGGTCGCGGCTTCGCGCAGATCGTTGTTGGTCCCCGAGCGGTTGTCCGCACTGTAATACATGGTCCGCGAACTGATCGCAGCATGGCTGTCTTCAAGAAAGCCACTGTGACCTGTGCCCGTGCCCAGAGAGCCGAGCCCAAAATCATCAGCGCTCGCTTGTTGCGCGAGCAATGCGGCGGTGATGGATAACGCCAGTGTAGAAATTTTCATGTGTAACGGCCCCTAAACATATTTTATGTGCGTTGTGTGCGAAACGGCGTTTTCATCCCTACAAACGTGACGATTGTTTCATGAGGACCGGGGCGCGCCTCGTGAAGAATTAGTTAGAAAACTCGGCTCGAAAATGAAATTTTCCCGTCGCGGCTTTTTGTCATATTTGCGTCATTTCATTCATTTGCAGAATGAAGTCCTGAGGATTCTTCGTTTGCCAGACCGGCTCCAGCCCAACAAAATCCAGAGAAAGGCCGATCCCTTTTCACCGTGTTCAGGAATTTTTCTATGCCAAGCGCCGCACATGTCAGCCCCGACGAGATTCGCAGAGACTTTTCCAAGGCCATGTCCGACATGTACCGGGATGAAGTTCCACTCTACGGCGCGCTGATGGCGCTGGTCGCCGAGACCAACGCGCGGGTGCTGGCGAGTGAATCGGGCCTGGCCCAGCAGTTGCAACGCACCGGTGAAATTGATCGACTGGACATGGAGCGCCACGGTGCCATTCGCCTGGGCACCGCCCATGAGTTGGCAACTATCAGCCGTTTGTTTGCGGTGATGGGCATGCAACCGGTGGGCTATTACGACCTGACGCCGGCCGGCGTGCCGGTGCATTCCACCGCCTTTCGCGCGGTGCATGAGCGCTCACTGCAAACCAGCCCGTTCCGCGTGTTCACCTCGCTGCTACGCCTGGAATTGATCGAAAACCTCGAACTGCGCACCTTTGCCGAAAGCGCCCTGGCCAAACGCAACATCTTTACCCCACGCGCTTTGGCGTTGATCGAACAAGCGGAGCGCGACGGCGGCCTCAACGCCCGTGACGCCGACGAATTCGTCCGCCAGGCCCTGGAGACCTTCCGCTGGCACCACACCGCCACCGTCACAGGCGCGCAATACCAGCAACTGAGTGACCAGCACCGCCTGATTGCCGACGTGGTCGCGTTTAAAGGCCCGCACATCAACCACCTGACCCCGCGCACCCTGGACATCGACCAGGTACAAGCCGCCATGCCCGGCAAAGGCATCACCCCCAAGGCCGTGATCGAAGGGCCGCCGCGCCGCCAGTGCCCGATCCTGTTGCGCCAGACCAGCTTCAAGGCCCTCGACGAGCCCATCGCCTTCACCGACGCCAAAGGCAGCCACAGCGCGCGCTTCGGCGAAATCGAACAGCGCGGTGTCGCGCTGACGCCAAAAGGCCGCGCCCTGTACGACCAACTCTTGAACGCCGCACGCGACGCATTGGGCGCTTTTCCGAATGAGGCCAACGCCGCGCGTTATGTGCAATTGATGGAGGAGCACTTCGAAGCGTTTCCCGACAACCACACCCAGATGCGTGAACAGGAGCTCGCGTACTTCCGCTACTTCGCCACCGAACAAGGCCTGGCGGCGCGCGGCCAAGCCGATCAGCCGCGCACGCTGGATGCGCTGATTGCGGCCGGCCATGTGGCGGTGGAACCGTTGGTGTATGAGGATTTTCTGCCGGTGAGTGCGGCGGGGATATTTCAGTCGAACCTGGGCGATGCGGCGCAGAGTCACTATGCGGCGAATTCAAACCAGGCTGAATTCGAAAAGGCGCTGGGCCGTCGGACGATTGATGAGTTGAAGTTGTATGGCGAAACGCAGCAGCGCTCTATCGATGAATGCATTCAGGCACTGCTGGGGTGAAATGCTGAGGTGAACTCAGAGTGCCCGCCCGGCTCACCAGCGCAATCCTTGCGCCGCAACAGTCCCCAGAGCCGGGTGGACGGGGCGCATCTTAAACAGTGAAAACTGCCCTGTCCCTCAGACAATTCTGAACAAATGTGTCCGCGCCCTGTATGAGCGCGGACGTTCATTTACCCCAACTGCAGCACAATTTTGTCTTTGACCTTCAGGCGCTTCTTCTTCAACTTCTCCAGTTCTTCGTCAGCCCCGCCTGACGACTCGAAAGCGAGTACTTCCTTGTCGGCTGCATCATATTGCTCGAGCAGCGAATTCAAACGGTCATCCCCCTTCCTGCGTTCGTGAACGACGTCTCTGGTTAAACCCAAATCCTGATACAGGTCGTGTTTCACTGGCATGGAGTACCTCCGCAAGTTGATCAATGGCCTACGCTTTGAAGCTAGCCCATTCCAAGGGGTGTTGTCATGTCCTGGGTCACTGCATCCCCGTTCGTCGCCAGGCGGGCGATGGGATCAAACCTTTGCCGCGCCCTGCCCTCCACTGTAGATCGCCACCTGAGGGAGAACGGTTTCATGACTCGCGCCGCCACTGCTGTCGACACCCAATGCATCAACACTATTCGCACCCTGGCCATGGACGCCGTGCAGAAGGCCAACTCCGGCCACCCCGGCACACCCATGGGCCTGGCGCCGGTGGGTTACACGCTGTGGAGCCGGTTCCTGCGTTATCACCCACAGCATCCCGACTGGCCCAACCGTGACCGCTTTGTATTGTCGGTGGGGCACGCATCCATGCTGCTCTACTCACTGCTGCACCTGGCTGGCGTGGTGGAGATCGATGCCCACGGCAAGCGCTCCGGCCAACCGGCGATCAGCCTGGACGACATCAAGCAGTTCCGGCAAATCAGCTCCAAGACCCCGGGCCACCCCGAGTACCGCATGACCACCGGCGTTGAAACCACCACCGGCCCGCTGGGCCAGGGCTGTGCCAACAGTGTGGGCATGGCCATGGCTGAGCGTTGGCTGGGGCAGCGGTTCAATCGCGACGACTCGGTGCTGTTCGACTACAACGTCTACACCCTGTGCGGCGACGGCGACATGATGGAAGGCATCAGCAGCGAAGCGGCGTCGATGGCCGGGCACTTGAAGCTGGACAACCTGTGCTGGATCTACGACAACAACACCATCAGCATCGAGGGCCACACCGAGCTGGCGTTCAGTGAGGATGTGATCAAGCGTTTCCAGGCCTACGGCTGGCACACCTTGCACGTCACCGATGCGAATGACCTGCAGGCCTTGAGCACCGCCCTGGAAACGTTCAAGACCAATACCGGCGCGCCGACCCTAATTGTGGTCGACAGCGTGATCGGCTATGGCTCACCGCACAAACACAACACCGCCGCCGCCCATGGCGAGCCGTTGGGTGCGGATGAAATCCGCCTGACCAAGGCCGCGTACGGCTGGCCCGAAGATTCCAGTTTCCTGGTGCCCGATGAGGCCCGCACCGTACTGCGTGACGCACTGCTTGAACGCAGTCAGCCACTCTACGAAGAATGGACGCGCCACCTGTCGCAACTGGAACAGTACGAGCCGGAACTGGCAGACGAACTGCGCCGCATGCGCGCCGGTGAAATGCCCGAGCATTGGCAAGATGAGTTGCCCCACTTCGACACCGACGCCAAAGGCGTGGCCAGCCGTGCCGCCGGTGGTGAAGTGCTGAATGCCTTTGCCCAGCAAATCCCCTGGCTGCTCGGCGGCTCGGCAGACTTGTCTCCGTCGACCAAGACCAACCTCACCTTCGACGGCGCCGGGCGTTTCAGCGCCGAAGACTACAGCGGGCGCAACCTGCATTTCGGTATCCGCGAACATGCAATGGGCGCGATTGCCAACGGCATGGCGCTGTCGTACCTGCGGCCGTACACCTCGACGTTCCTGGTGTTCAGTGACTATATGAAACCGCCGATTCGGCTGGCGGCGATCATGGAGTTGCCGGTGGTGTTTGTGTTTACCCATGACTCGATTGGCGTGGGTGAAGATGGGCCGACGCACCAGCCTGTCGAGCACCTGACGCAATTGCGCGCGACACCGGGGCTGCTGACTTTGCGGCCGGGTGATGCCAATGAAACCCTGGAGCTGTGGAAGGTGGCGCTGGCGCAAACCCATCGGCCGAGCTGCGTGGTGTTGTCGCGTCAGGCGTTGCCGACGCTAGACCGTACGAAGTATGCCGCAGCGTCCGGCGCGGCCAAGGGCGCTTACGTATTGGCGGGCGCCGAGAATCCCGAGGTTCTATTGTTGGCGAGCGGCAGTGAAGTCAGCCTGGTGGTGGCCGCTTATGAGCAGTTGAAAAACGAAGGCATTGCCGCACAAGTGGTGTCGATGCCGAGCTGGGAGCTGTTTGAAGATCAGGACCAGGCGTACCGCGACAGCGTACTGCCGCCGTCGGTTAAAGCCCGTGTGGTGGCGGAACAGGCTGGCCCGCTGGGCTGGGACCGCTATGTCGGGCAGACCGGCGCCAAGGTGGTGATGAACAGCTTTGGCGCGTCGGCGCCGCTGCCGAAGTTGCAGGAGAAGTTTGGGTTTACCCTTGAGAATGTGGTGAAGCTGGCGAAGGAACAGATTCAACTGACCCAACACTGATCAAAACCTGTGGGAGCTGGCTTGCCTGCGATAGCGGGCTGTCAGCCAATACTGTGTTGGTTGTTTACATATCCGTTGTTTGGGTCACGGCCGACATAGGTTCCGCCCTTACGGCGGGTCACTTTTGGAAAAGAGCCCCAAAAGTAACCAAAAGGGCTCTTGCCCCACCACTCGGCACCTCGCCTAGGCTCGGTGTGCCCTCACTCCGGCTTGAATCCGTGGGCCGCCGCGATGGGCCATCCTTGGCCCAGCGCGGCTAACCCGGCGTCCTGCCGGGTTACCCACGGATTCAAGCCTGCGTTCGGCCAGCGTGGTTTAACGGGGCGCCTAAGATCAAGATCAAAATCTACAGCACGGCGGCCTAATAGCCGACCTGAGTGGTTGATCAAAAGCAAGGCCGAGGCGGCCTGACAGCCGACTGATCTTGGAGACTAAACTCAATCAAATGTGGGAGCTG
The sequence above is a segment of the Pseudomonas sp. R76 genome. Coding sequences within it:
- the tkt gene encoding transketolase; this translates as MTRAATAVDTQCINTIRTLAMDAVQKANSGHPGTPMGLAPVGYTLWSRFLRYHPQHPDWPNRDRFVLSVGHASMLLYSLLHLAGVVEIDAHGKRSGQPAISLDDIKQFRQISSKTPGHPEYRMTTGVETTTGPLGQGCANSVGMAMAERWLGQRFNRDDSVLFDYNVYTLCGDGDMMEGISSEAASMAGHLKLDNLCWIYDNNTISIEGHTELAFSEDVIKRFQAYGWHTLHVTDANDLQALSTALETFKTNTGAPTLIVVDSVIGYGSPHKHNTAAAHGEPLGADEIRLTKAAYGWPEDSSFLVPDEARTVLRDALLERSQPLYEEWTRHLSQLEQYEPELADELRRMRAGEMPEHWQDELPHFDTDAKGVASRAAGGEVLNAFAQQIPWLLGGSADLSPSTKTNLTFDGAGRFSAEDYSGRNLHFGIREHAMGAIANGMALSYLRPYTSTFLVFSDYMKPPIRLAAIMELPVVFVFTHDSIGVGEDGPTHQPVEHLTQLRATPGLLTLRPGDANETLELWKVALAQTHRPSCVVLSRQALPTLDRTKYAAASGAAKGAYVLAGAENPEVLLLASGSEVSLVVAAYEQLKNEGIAAQVVSMPSWELFEDQDQAYRDSVLPPSVKARVVAEQAGPLGWDRYVGQTGAKVVMNSFGASAPLPKLQEKFGFTLENVVKLAKEQIQLTQH